One Nicotiana tomentosiformis chromosome 4, ASM39032v3, whole genome shotgun sequence genomic window carries:
- the LOC138910341 gene encoding uncharacterized protein, with product MFFDGAANFKGVGIGVVLVSETCQHYPCTNNMAEYEACILGLKLDIDMNVQELLVIGDSDLLIKHKNSTAYIPQMNEAVEAANKNIKKILRKMVDNHKQWHEKLPFALLGYRNTVRRSTGATPYLLVYGTEAVIPAKVEIPSLRIIQEDELSDAEWIQSHYEQLPLIDRKRMNAVCDGQLYQNRMSRAFNKRVRPRQFTSGQLVLKQIFPYQDEAKGKFLPNWKRPYMVHRVLTGGGLILDEMD from the exons atgttcttcgatggagctgcaaacttcaaaggagtaggtattggaGTAGTTTTAGTGTCAGAAACATGTCAACACTATccatgtaccaataatatggcagaatatgaggcctgcatcttggggctcaagttggacattgacatgaacgttcaggaattactagtaattggagattcagaccttttg atcaagcataagaattccacagcatacattcCACAAATGAATGAAGCTgtggaagccgccaataagaacatcaagaagatattaaggaagatggtagacaatcataaacaatggcacgagaagttaccatttgccctaCTAGGATATCGTAACACAGTTCGCagatcaactggggcaactccttatttgctggtctatggcactgaagccgtcattcccgccaaagtagaaattccttctttgagaatcatacaagaggatgaactcagtgatgcagaatggatacaaAGTCATTATGAGCAACTGCCTCTCATTGACAgaaaaagaatgaacgcagtatGTGACGGTCAGCTTTACCAaaacagaatgtccagagctttcaacaaaagggtcaggcctagacaattcacatcggggcagctggtgctgaagCAGATCTTCCCgtatcaagatgaagccaaagggaaatttttacccaattggaaaaggccctacatggttcacagagtactaacaggaggagggCTCATACTAGACGAGATGGACTGA